The segment TAGCACACcgctattttaaatgaaatactgCTGGAAAAACTGTATCATTACAATCTGCCCAGCATTGGGTCGAAACAGTGCATTGCCGACCCCATATCAAGAATTAGGCAGGGGCCCAGGCACAAGCAGTGGGCGCATGCACCGGTTTAGGAGAGGCCTCCACTCTTTCGTGAGCAGAACGTGGACTTCAATAGGAGCACTGCCAGATCCCCTGCATTCACAGTGCTTATACCCTTGGTTAATTACAAACATGTCTACACTTGCATTCATTAgtgtaaaattaaaacaatatctCTTTAAAATgattactataaaataaatgatttgaCTCTTAACCAACTTGACATAATATCAGATGGAGGACCATGAGACACTGCTGGTGAATCTTCCAGACAAAAACTTAGAGTATAAGATGTTCTTTTTAATTTCTAATACACAACAAGTGTCTTGTTATTGGAATATAAAGTTTAGGATGTACTGTGCATGTATTTAATACTTATAATAAAAACAAGTGATTTTAAAGCATATAAACTGATGTTTGATGGcgccaaaataaatttatttattttgttatattttatagtattataatataatggATCATTTTTCTGTTGCAAAATTGAATACTGATGTTTTTCCACCACCACCGCCACTTCTTACCAGCCACATGTGGATCTGAAGGATTTCTTCGGAATGCATTCTTCTGTGAGTTAGAACCTCGGAAAATAATGTACCCGACCGCTGCGAGAATGTTGAGAAATTAATTAGGGAACTTTCTGAGAAAATACATATCTATGGactaaaatatgtaaatacataatctggagatgaaaaaaaaaatctaaattaaacCAAACTCGTAAAAGTGAGGCGATAACAGGTGTGTTAAAATTCTGTATTTCCACATTCCCTATAAAATCAGTTTAAattgcaaagaaaagaaaaaaaaaaagagaagacaaatAAGGTAATCGCACCATTGAGAACGACAATACCAACGGCAGCCGCAGTGCTGAGAGTCTGTGGGTGACTGACTAAGAAATATGCCTGCAGTGAGTATGTAAATGGGACCCAACACAAGTCACCAAAAGCCAACATGAAGCCAAATCCATCATGTACAATGTCCATAGTTGTGAGGATCGCTTCCTATGGAGAAAAATAAAGGGTAGAAAACACACATTGAATTAAATAAGACAAATACACACTCATGTCTGTGCTTGTGAGTGGGCTGGGCTTACAGTAGTCATGTGACTGACTAGCTAAAAGCAAACCATTTCTATTGGCTAAACACTGTGGTAGAGGAATAGGGCCCCTTCAAAAGTTAAATATAAGAAAACGTCATGTGTGCCTCTACtgccagcagggccggattaacctgaggtctaactgggctatagcccaggggcctcgggcatccagggggcccttcaaagtcctcagcaacattattgatcggtccgggggcgggagcgcccccagcccgattaatgctgctgagcaccgTCAGTGCAGTCATCCGCCCtcggcgccgctcagtaatctgcttactgaggagatctcgcgaaaGTTTGTgaagcttacagcgcgccgtggaaggaggactgcactgacaggtaagtgcttggggggggggggctcacaggggGGCGGCTcccattgggggcctcacggggggccccccaggggcctccattcccttaatccggccctgactgccaGTAACACGTATATGATTTCCGCCATACTATACAGGCAGCCATTACTCGTTTTGAAATCAAAAGGGCATTTCATCTTTCTGACCAAATAAGAACTCCCTGTGTTTTTACTGttctttgttttcttctttctacACTAGATTACAAAAACAGATTTGAAAGTCTAAGTatttgtatttaatcattttaaaatgagaCGGATCctagaaaaaaaacaatcagatatAAATGCTTGTATATAAAATGCACCTAAAATTGATCAAAGTTTTGGTAACAATGCCACAAACTACCTAAAAACACATACATTGTGCTATTCCCTGTATGCTGCACAAAAATGTATAATAGTGTTTAAAAGCCAGATGTGGACACAACGGGTCTTATTCACGTTTGGATGTACGTCCATTGACGTAGCATGTCTTACATGTATTAGTTCTGTGCATGCTCATAAACGGATCTGTGCCAATGAGTGCACTTGTATGCagttcatgtctgaatgcaaattacacttacaaCAGCCCACTACTCGAGGGACGGAACAGGGGTAGCAAGGGGCGGACTAAGGTCGGCCATATACAGTCAGGGTGTGCCGAGGGCATTCTAGCGCAGATGTGACCTATTGGAGTCCTGAGTTTCAgtggtatcacttgcaccagctacaggtgtaagtgtcgactgatagtgatgaccgacaCAACATAGtgattgtattaaaaactacGTGTACGCGTGCCACAAGCTAGCACAGACCATGTGTATCCAAGGAAGACAGACTATGACAATGCATTGTATGTGCAGTACGCACTGAAAGcaactttatttatgtaattaatgtaaactgtttgattgtaaaaaaaatatatatttttaatcaatGTTTATACTgttatgtgttatttattttatagtatacATTTTTTCCATGCTTTCTGATGTGACCCTATATTGCACATACGTTGTACTATACTCTGTTCTGTCTACATACAGAGTACTGTGCAAGCACTGTGTAAGCAGAGTCTACTTACACCCAGATCCAAATCTAAACATATCTggagatctgcttggatttgacAATGGTTGAAACTACGCTcgagttccgtgctcttttttttaaaaagataaaaaaataaacttgcgTCCtaacatgaatcaagcccaatgtgAGAAAATACGGGAGCTGGATtacacaataaaatacaaatgatgATCTACCTCATGCCATAGAGCGTCCATGACATAAAGACCCTGGAATCCGCACACTAGGATCATTGAGAGGGAGGGGGCACCAAGGAGCTCAATCTCTTTCATCATGAAGCACAGGTTGATTAAACACTGGAACGTAAACAGTCACATGTCAGAGAGATGGAGAAATCAGTTCATGTTGTTGCAGCTTATAGTGCTGAATAACCTGTAGAGGACAGATCACAGAGGTGACGGGTAGGGGGGTGCCTAGATTATGCTGCTCAATGTGGCTACTGACAGGTCTTCCTCCGCTCATCTCATACACCAACAAAGCTTATATGGGATCTGTGTGCACTTTAAGAGACGATTAGAGGCATTTTTAAAGCATTATTATTAGATAGACTAACAATAAAATGTCGCTAATTTATACAATTGCATTAAGCgaatatttgaaataaattcCAATGATTTTGTTGTCCCAAAACTTGGGTTGTCTTATGATAAGAACACCGCTAGTGACTTGTTCTCTGTTAAAAACCCATCATGTAACTTCTCTATCTTTTGTTTCCCATAAGAATGCAGTAGAACTGTGTATATACGTTTACTTGATCGGGTCAGGCAGGGACAAAGGAATGGTGAATATCACCTAGtgaaaatgttattatatataaaacaacaacaaaagctCTGTATGCAAGTTTGGTCTAGAGGTAAGATGTACACATGAAAATGCAACACACGGGGCAGATAGAATGACAAGTATATGGAGCTTCTCACCCAACCAATGAGTCCAGGACGAAGTTCACAAAAATACTTCAGGTCAAAGGAGCCGATCCGAGGGTTCAATTCATGTCCGATGAAAAAGTCATATAGGGGATTACCTTAGTCAGGGAACAGAATAAACATTATTTGGCAAAATGAGATCTAATTAACAGGAGAAAATGTAATTCCACTGCTGTAACTGATATATAGTAATATGCTCCCTACtgaaaattatatggatattagacaTCAATGTCAAGTTCTGTTACCATATAAAAGCAAAAATCTGTTGGCCACAAAAATCCAGTGTGATCTCTAATATCCATATTAATTCCGTGACAATATAAAGAACCAAAGCCAAGGCCAAATCACTCACATAGATCCAAAGTGACTTCTAACATCTGTAATAATTCACTGTAGAAACTGAGTTTTCAGTTatattaatacacataaatcaTCAAGTGACGTTAGAACTCATTgtttaaacatattgggcctgattcattagtgatcttatcttgtgcaaaagttaagatgcttattttaagaagaaacagggagataagagtgaagttaagatggattttcatcttaacttaagaaattattcacttaagcagtggattttgcttcttatctcccttttctgggcatgcacaaagtggatttgcttaagataagcaaaaaacggcagataagatcactaatgaatcaggtccatagtctTTAGAGGAGTTCATATGGTGGCTGGAACATGTATTATCCACCTTtggcatttttcatattttacatcatgaaatgaaaaTGGATTTATTCAAGAATTCTTGCCACTGATTACAGAGTGTTTTCTTACTTGtcttaattgcaaataaaaacacTGTATAATTAAATTACATAAGCATTCACCTCCTTTGGTACACCTAAATAAACCCTAATGCAAGCAGTTATCACATAATTGACTAGAGACCATCTGTGTACAATGAGTGTTCCGATTGATTTctaaataaatacacctgtctgtAAGAGGTCCCACACCTACACttccaaacaagagcttcatcatgaagaccAAAAACATTCAaagcaaagccaaaaaaaaaggtaactGAAATGCTCCAATAAGAGGAAGGATtaaagaggaatgcaaagcattTTAATAAAGCAGTGTCAAGTCTACTATAAATAAATGGAGAGAATATGGCAAAACtagaatttgaaaaaaaaaatagaaattaattGTATGATTCCAGAAATGTGATGACTACATTTTTCAAATGGATAAGTGTATGTTATGTGCAGCTAAGTGGGAAAATGAATAACTTGCAAAAGAAAAGAGCACAAGTAACACTTACTAAAATGCACAGcacccaataaaaataaataataatattgcattaTTTAATTATCGAAAAATACATAAAAGGATGCAGATTAAAAAAGTTACATTAAAGCATTAGTTCCCCAACAATCACATAGGAAATATAATTACAGAAATGTGAAATCCCATAAAGCCACATTCAATATATAAAGTATAACAAGAAAATATCTGCACCAGATATATGTCTTTACTGTAATCACGTAGTACTTATTTCTTCCCAAAATAGAATTATTGTCGGGGTGCTCTCCCAAAATAGTGTACACTCTGTTGTTTAGAAGAAACGAACAAGAAAGTTCTGCCACTTATGACTACATAAGATTTGTAACCAGTGCTGTGAAAAATACTGTGAGAAATATTTAATCTATTATATGGTCATTTTAAAAAcaatgggcccgagtcattaaggaaagtaaagcaaaaaaatgagtaactttggaccttggcaaaaccatgttgtattaaaaggggggaggtaaatttaaaatgtgaggacagatttaaaattgggatagggcatgtcctagaacaacttttattgtcagtgttaaaataaagtatttgcgTTCTCCGGACTCTTACATGACCAGACAAAGCCTGAGTTTAGTCTGAATGCCAAGGATGAGATGTTATCAGTGTGTGCAGCGAGGAGGATTGCCCTATTGGTGGTACCTGAATTCCCGCCTGGTGCCAGGGCAGACTCTGGAGCTGCCAGTGACTTCATATACAGGAAGATGCTGAGAGCCAGAGAAAAGAGTCCAGAGGCCACAGCAAACTGCAGGAAGTGGTCATAGACATAAGAAAGTGGTAACTGGGCCATCACTGCCACTCCTGCCAGCAGGGCACTCACCACAAAGGCAAAGAAAGCTGCAGAGAGACACAAAGCTCAGAGAGAGTTGCCACTTGTATCATATATGTCAATAGTACTGCAGTGTATACATGTAATGCAATGGTTCTTTTACAGTATAAACATATCCTTAGTTAATCCAAATCAAAATTATTCCAATACAACTGAACCTGTAGTTTTCTTGTGGCTAAAGTAATGCACTGTAAGTATGtttgtatacaactaaatgtAAAGTGTGTAAGAGACCTCTGATGttcaagaaaaaaacaacaacaacaacaacaacaacaactgtgTAACAAGTCTAGAAATATTGCAACCTTTGGACAACATGTAAATTCTTGCTGCCCCTTCCCCTGGCTGAGACCATCCAATCAGCTGTCAAAAAACTCAGTCAGCTCACATTGGGTAATGGAGGGGTCACAAGGCAGTACCCTACTGACCTGCTACACTGCCCCCGGGGAGGGCGGACGCTAAAGTTTAAGGCTGCCTGAATAATGAACAGCCCCCTTAAATACTGTCACACTGTTTATTTAAACACAAATAATGACATGAATAGTTTTGTGTGTTAGTAATAAAGATACagtatataaatgataatggCACTGTGAAGTGTGAGTAgtattgtgtatatgtatgtttgtgtaacGTAGGAAGATCAGACTTTAACTtaccatttattttgtatttaaggcGAGTGTTATCTCTCAAAGTAATACCCTCCGTTATctgaaaataaatcataaaaatgtttatataaatataagaatatgGAATTAACAAACTATGATAACTTTATACCGATTAGTCACTTAAATgggaatttaa is part of the Mixophyes fleayi isolate aMixFle1 chromosome 10, aMixFle1.hap1, whole genome shotgun sequence genome and harbors:
- the TM7SF2 gene encoding delta(14)-sterol reductase TM7SF2 — translated: MADKIKTPRTKELEFGGSLGALLLMFVLPGTVLYLLLTCNTDDASVLRVPGPLPSLQSLWNPFALILLLSWVALQAVLYILPMGTITEGITLRDNTRLKYKINAFFAFVVSALLAGVAVMAQLPLSYVYDHFLQFAVASGLFSLALSIFLYMKSLAAPESALAPGGNSGNPLYDFFIGHELNPRIGSFDLKYFCELRPGLIGWCLINLCFMMKEIELLGAPSLSMILVCGFQGLYVMDALWHEEAILTTMDIVHDGFGFMLAFGDLCWVPFTYSLQAYFLVSHPQTLSTAAAVGIVVLNAVGYIIFRGSNSQKNAFRRNPSDPHVAGLETIPTATGKRLLVSGWWGLVRHPNYLGDLTMALAWSLPCGLSHILPYFYVIYFTGLLVHREARDEHQCLKKYGLAWQEYCRRVPYRIFPYIY